TTAATTCtgtaaaattttgaataattttataaatttttttttttatgaatcgGGACTGTTTTATATAGATtaagattttaataaaaaatttgttAATTTACTATCTATTTTCATTGCgatttcattaattttaataggTTAACCTGAAAATGTTATTAAGTACTAGATCATGGgttaaaaatcagtattttagATAGGTTTTGACCCAcatgttatcaaataataaatcaGGAAGCAAAACCATCATTTTGATaatccaaataaataaataagggaTAAAGTGTAATAATACTTCTGACTATGACAACTAAGAGCATTTTTTCCCATCAAGTCTATACTTGTGTAGTTTTACCTATTTCCGATATTGTCAAGTTGAATCAATTTGAAACATCGTTTAAAAAAACGTAGAGATTCTGTTCTCGTATCCTCCATCAATTGTGTATCGGttgtttctaaaaaatatatttttttaatttaataataaaattgaaaattaatatatttttaaaatttaacaaaatatttttattttaatttttttatctaattcgtacataatataatataatttttaaattttcttttaattttcttttcatgtttataCATATATTAATGATATGTTTCTGAGTAGTGATAAAATTAATGACTTATAGTGGATAATAAttcatgaattatttcttaaattgatttAAGATATTAATAGTTGGAGTAAAATTACACTTGACTaccacattaaaaaaaaattacattattttaaaattttttagaaagttaatttagatttttaataaataatgttAGGTTGGAAAAGTAGAAGTTAAGTTTCCTTTTCGTAACTTGTATATATTGACACTTGAGACTCATTTCTGATTCATTGTAATTTGAAACATCCAAATTGAAAATGGCAAATGAACATCAATATCACCATTCTGTGCTGCCAAAATATGACACCCTTCTCTTTGGTTGGTTTCATTTCATTCAATATTCTAATTTCTCCCATATctcatatttttatattcttttattcattcagatgttgATGATACCCTTTATTCCTCAACTACTGGTTTCTCAAAGCAATGCTCCAATAACATTCTAGGTTACTTTTCCTActtttttatcaaatcaaatatcTCTTTTATATGTTCATTCATTTCAAAAAACTCTGCAGAATTCATGGTTGAGAAACTTGGTATACCAGAAACTGAAACCTCCCAGTTGAATCAAATATTATACAACAACTATGGTACTTCAATGGCTGGTCTTAAGGCCATTGGTTATGGCTTTGACGATGATGAATATCACAGTTATGTTCATGGGAGATTACCTTATCAAAACCTAAAGCCTGACCCTCTTTTAAGAAATCTTCTACTTAGCTTGCCTATGCGTAAAATTGTAagttcctttttttttaaagttaaaattaatattcattAATTAATGATAAGATTATTGTGGTTGACAGATCTTCTCAAATGCTGATAAAATCCATGTGGCTAAGGTTCTAAGGAAGCTTCAATTGGAAGACTGCTTTGAGAGGATTATTTCCTTTGAGATCCTTAATCCTCCTCCTATTCATAAAACAGTAATTACTTGTAATGctaaaaatgataatgaaattaaattattaagaGCTGAATTAATGGCTGATCAACTTCCTAAGACTCCAACCACCTGCAAACCATTTCAACATTCTTTTCAGAAAGCCTTTAACTATGCTAACATCAATCCTAAAACAACTGTAAGTCATTGTCTATTCTATTTCATTAATTTATCTTAATACTTCAAAATTATAACTTACATATCTTGACATTTACCTGAGAGGATCCAAATTCAAGTGTACTGACTTGtgattctttttcttattagATATTCTTTGATGATAGTGTCCGAAATATACAGGCTGGAAAGAGAATGGGACTGACGACTGTTTTGGtacaatttatacaaatttaattttttattttttaatctgAAAAATGGTTCTTTCAAATCTGAAAAAGGTTTTTGATTATGTGTTTATACAGGTAGGTAGTTCTGACCGAATTTCAGGGGCGGATTATGCATTTGGGAGCATCCATAATATTAAGGAAGCAATGCCACAATTATTGGAACCAAATcacaagaagaagaaagaaactatATACTGTAATGCAaataatgtttcaattgagACTTCTGTCCCAGCCTAACTTTATTTTCATGGAATTATATAATCATCAATaaagttattttctttcttcttttcctgtttctgatttttaatttgtgcaaaaaaaattattttatttactgATTATGTACTCAAATCTTATATATGCAATAGAAAAGGGCAATTCATTTTAaatatatgtttattatttgtcGCCTTCAATCAAGGTGGGGAGTGCAACCGTCTAGAGCCCAAATCTAAAAGCCAAATATGTTTAAagaagggtgttgttaaacccagccccattttcccacccctagccccgtgaaaggacgaaattaCCCTTTCATAGATTTTGGGGTGGGAAAATcacttttttttcctctctcgATGCAAGGGCGTAtggacatcacgcctcaccacatggtggggcgtgtgaaGATCACGCCTTCCCGTGTGGCCGGACGTGATATCCCTACGCTTCACCGAGTGGTCGGacgtatgagcatcacgcccgaccactcGGTGAGGCgtagggctatcacgcccggccACACGGGAAGGCGTGATCTTCACACGCCCGTGTatcgagagagcaaaaaaaatgtGTCATGTATCCCGTATATatgccgttaaacccgtaaatagtccgttaaatgtacttaacaaaaaaaatttaaaaacataaaaattaaaataaacatttataaacgcAATATATACAACAAAAAGTGTTCAAATGTAtgaagttataaaaaaaaataatctagttcgcccgacgccacgcatccataaactcatccatctccctcttaatgcgtggaacatcctcgtcagatcggtgggtagccgctagttgggtgacacgccacaaccagctaacccactgcaaaaaaaaatcaataaataaatatttaaaattaaacacatataaaccaatacaaaataataatattaaaaaataataaacttaccaattcgctgttggcgcgagaatgctgtaccggtccagcctgtggtgcatgaaggagatggggatgcgAATACTGCATataccaatccatataagcaggatcacaggcagtgggatcgtatccgatggtcggcatctcctccgatcgaTGCCCCGAGCCAATGGAAATCTCCTCCAGGtgtcctcaactgtgactaaggaatgcgtgagcttgTACGATAACGacttccatggtcgtactgctttatcaggtctaatacgctcagctgggataggctgagtatatccgacctgtcgcagcgctcggtcgggcatatacggctcgacgatgtctctacaccgtatccaaccggcgtaggacacccgaagccgatcatcatcagcgacaggaccataaggcaaccacgtcacctggaaaaaagtaatactcaattatacaaataatatactataaataataattaaataaattctagaattttataaaatacctctgccgccgtcatacgatccagctgcccccgaaaggtatctagtcgggcgATCGTCTTGCTTGggaccccgacctcccatctcagtgcacgggcatggtcagctgggatcaggtgagctcctctatgcggccggaaaaccggaaaatactcatatatccatgcctgcagtagggtcaaacatccgcatataccggAGCAATCTCttctgctcgctatccccagctgccggtacaacatggctAATGTGGCAagacccccatgatagtccagctgccccgctgacaccgctgtaaacctcatgaagatgggccggcctaatcctatctccactcttgtcaacaaacagagtggatccaagcataagccacatccacgccgctgcccgagtagcgtcatccctaccctcacCCAGTAGCCTCTGTACAGCcgcaacaaatacacctccacctgaCCATAAACGACTAGTCGGCAATAGAAGCTCAGCCTgactcaccccaaacatcatcatgcacatggcatgaagcgagtcaacagggggagactcggacaccatctgaccgtcgatcgggatccgaagaatgtgccacacatcatgcagctggatagtcatctcaccgaacggcatgtggaaggagttcgtatcgggctgccaccgctccacgaacgcagtcaatagcggagtgtcgaggttcctgAACATGGCACGTGGAAGGTGGGACAAACCAgtcctctcgatcatctccctcaactgtaaaatgacacataaaattataaaattacataatgttttgtatgtttatagttaaaaatacgaattacaataaatgttgacataCTATATTATgcttacctcgggtgacgcatcagaaaaccactgacacaaatcttTGCATGCTGCTGATCTATtatagcatgtcagaaacgaccgaatctcccctcccaacatccgtgaggcaacatgtcctagaaaactaggaatcacggaaccatcaacgggaccACCAGCAACCGGTCCAGTAACTACCCAGCTCTCGTACTCACTAGCTTTGGaacgtttgcttgtccctgataattataaaattatacaaaattatactaaattatactaaaaaatactaaattatactaaaaaatactaaaaaatactcaattatactaaattatactcaattatactcaattatactagattatacaaaattatactaaaaatactacattatactaaattatactaaaaatactaaattatactcaaaaatactaaaaaatactcaattatactcaattatactagattatactcaattatactcaattatactagattatactaaattatactaaaaaatactaaaaaatacctgtacccgcaaaacgacctcctacgcgctgggtcggctgtctccccggggtcggctgctcatcgctctccTCAACCTCACGATCATGTGCAACAGCGGACTGTCGCACTGTCCGGGCTGCCACATCGAGGTAGTCCTGCAAAGAATCGCTATCGggctctctgtcatcaaaatcaatCGCCCCCTCTGCGTCATGAATATCGGCCTGATCCGCAATCGGCCCCCTCCTCAActgctccgtcgcagcccctctcagCCTACGACTAGATACATCTACACCACGCAATCTCCACTACAAAAAATCCATGTTATTGTGACTAATTGTATTATAACCAAAGTAAGTTGGTCACAATAAACATGGTTATTatgacaaaataaaatatttgtcaCAATACACAAACAAGCTACATGAGATTGTGATGAAATactttttttgacaaaattttgtcACTATATGAATATATATTGTGACCAAATTCCATTTGTCACAGTAGTTTGTAGCAATATATATGCCGGGAAAATTTGGTGCCAAATTAAGCATATACGGAGACAATTATTTTATCGCAACAAGGCTATTTTATTATGACCAATAGTTTTGTTACAATAACATACTTCTGCAGTTTTGAGTTTTGTCACAATATTGGTAATTAGGGCAACAAATGATATTCACCACAATAgattttgaaattataaataaatatttattatgaccattttttgtcataaaaaaatgattttgttATGACAAAAGTCTATTTTGTCTccataacaaataaaataatctgGAGGGATATTTTGGCACCAATTTTATGATATCAGACTCTTggttttcttctctaattttttaattttttaattaaatcaaCTAATTACTAAGAGATTatctctaaaccctaaaccgTATAAGTACATCAAATGGCTTTCTCCTTTACCATCTCCAAAGCGTCTCTCTCTTTTCATCAGCCCCTCCATTtactttctctttttcatccatgAAAAATTTCTGAATCAGGTACTTTCTAGTTGTGGGAGGTTCTATTctttttagttattttttttttcaattaccataaaagaaaaagaaacggaAGTTCTTCTCCTCTGCGATATTCATATATGGGTTCAAACTTGCCTCCTCCTCCCCCATGGCTTTCCTTCACTCTTTTTATTTCCTATGCAGGTCagttttgttcattattttgtttcttttgtgCTTCTATTTCCTTTCAATTGATCAATTTAATCTCTAGCTTCAATTACTTTGATAATCGTTTTGCAAATCTTCATTTTCCTCCTAACTTTTTAATCGAGTTCTAGTTCAACTATTAACTGATATGAATTGTTTTTTGGGAGCCTAATCATGTAATAATTACTAGGATGATGAAGTAGAGTGAACATTTGGAATTGCTAATTGTGAAATATACAGAACAGTCTCATAGGCATTGGGTTTTCCAAAATGAGTTATAACTCTGGATAATGATATAAATTAAAGCAATTGGTATTCTACCAAGATTCCGAACCTAGTGCCTGAGTGGGGGGAAGTTCAAGTGGAAATCATGAACCTGTTAGAGGTGTATAGATGCCGAAAAAATTAGCCCTGGAGACACCAACATTTCTAGGTTTTCTCAGGAACAATGAATTTAGATCATAAATCCCTCATGTGTAGAATCTCTTGTTTGTGAATGCCACCTTGTCAAAGATAAATCCCAAA
The sequence above is drawn from the Euphorbia lathyris chromosome 6, ddEupLath1.1, whole genome shotgun sequence genome and encodes:
- the LOC136233140 gene encoding uncharacterized protein C24B11.05-like isoform X2 gives rise to the protein MANEHQYHHSVLPKYDTLLFDVDDTLYSSTTGFSKQCSNNILEFMVEKLGIPETETSQLNQILYNNYGTSMAGLKAIGYGFDDDEYHSYVHGRLPYQNLKPDPLLRNLLLSLPMRKIIFSNADKIHVAKVLRKLQLEDCFERIISFEILNPPPIHKTVITCNAKNDNEIKLLRAELMADQLPKTPTTCKPFQHSFQKAFNYANINPKTTIFFDDSVRNIQAGKRMGLTTVLVGSSDRISGADYAFGSIHNIKEAMPQLLEPNHKKKKETIYCNANNVSIETSVPA
- the LOC136233140 gene encoding uncharacterized protein C24B11.05-like isoform X1; its protein translation is MANEHQYHHSVLPKYDTLLFDVDDTLYSSTTGFSKQCSNNILGYFSYFFIKSNISFICSFISKNSAEFMVEKLGIPETETSQLNQILYNNYGTSMAGLKAIGYGFDDDEYHSYVHGRLPYQNLKPDPLLRNLLLSLPMRKIIFSNADKIHVAKVLRKLQLEDCFERIISFEILNPPPIHKTVITCNAKNDNEIKLLRAELMADQLPKTPTTCKPFQHSFQKAFNYANINPKTTIFFDDSVRNIQAGKRMGLTTVLVGSSDRISGADYAFGSIHNIKEAMPQLLEPNHKKKKETIYCNANNVSIETSVPA
- the LOC136233140 gene encoding uncharacterized protein C24B11.05-like isoform X3, which translates into the protein MANEHQYHHSVLPKYDTLLFEFMVEKLGIPETETSQLNQILYNNYGTSMAGLKAIGYGFDDDEYHSYVHGRLPYQNLKPDPLLRNLLLSLPMRKIIFSNADKIHVAKVLRKLQLEDCFERIISFEILNPPPIHKTVITCNAKNDNEIKLLRAELMADQLPKTPTTCKPFQHSFQKAFNYANINPKTTIFFDDSVRNIQAGKRMGLTTVLVGSSDRISGADYAFGSIHNIKEAMPQLLEPNHKKKKETIYCNANNVSIETSVPA